Proteins from a single region of Halarsenatibacter silvermanii:
- a CDS encoding NifB/NifX family molybdenum-iron cluster-binding protein produces MKIAITAESKSSSDVKVDRRFGRSSYFMIYDDDEEKGEFIKNSAGDTRHGAGVQAVQTLADRDVDALITGRVGPKAFDGLQKAEIEIYLTEDSTVKEALSDFADGKLEQPEEPTNSRHPGRR; encoded by the coding sequence ATGAAAATTGCGATCACAGCTGAAAGCAAAAGTTCATCTGATGTAAAAGTAGATCGCAGATTCGGCAGAAGTTCATATTTTATGATTTATGATGACGATGAGGAAAAAGGAGAATTCATTAAAAATTCCGCAGGGGATACCAGACATGGTGCGGGAGTTCAGGCTGTACAGACATTGGCTGATAGAGATGTTGATGCTCTTATAACCGGTAGAGTTGGTCCCAAAGCTTTTGATGGACTGCAGAAAGCAGAGATTGAAATTTATCTCACCGAAGACTCCACTGTGAAAGAAGCTCTTTCTGATTTTGCAGATGGAAAGCTTGAACAGCCGGAAGAACCCACAAATAGTCGA
- a CDS encoding DUF5320 domain-containing protein, translating to MPRGDGTGPDGLGEMTGRGAGYCAGFNVPGYVNSGAGQGLGLARGFRGGRGGRRRGTAGRGTAGPAGPPAGRVRKSPFVSTQLTEEEAKKTELKNLKRTAEDLEDQLDAVRDRIEQLREETD from the coding sequence ATGCCACGCGGAGATGGTACAGGACCTGATGGTTTAGGCGAAATGACCGGACGAGGTGCAGGCTATTGTGCAGGTTTTAATGTACCCGGTTATGTTAATTCTGGTGCTGGCCAGGGATTGGGATTGGCCAGAGGATTTAGAGGTGGTCGGGGTGGTAGAAGAAGAGGAACTGCAGGAAGAGGAACTGCAGGACCCGCTGGTCCGCCGGCTGGACGGGTTAGAAAGTCACCTTTTGTTAGTACTCAGCTGACTGAAGAAGAGGCCAAAAAGACAGAACTAAAAAATTTAAAAAGGACTGCTGAGGATCTGGAAGATCAGCTGGACGCTGTCAGAGATAGGATCGAACAGCTCCGAGAGGAAACTGATTAA